In Bacteroidia bacterium, the sequence CAATCTTTTCCCGGCTTTGCTTTTCCGGGGATACGGGTCAGGAAAAGTGATCCAGATTTCGCTGACTTCACCTTTCTCAAAAAAATCATCAATGCGCTCTATGAGGATGCGCAGAAAGGCTACGTTGTACAGGTTCAAATCCAGGGCTTCTTTGGCTCCATTGTGTAAGCGAGGCCCTTTTACGTCTACTCCAATGAAATTATACTGCGGGTAGTGCTTCGCCAGATTAATGGTGTACTCACCCTTGCCGCAACCCAGTTCAAGAATTACCGGATGATCATTTTGAAAAACCTCCTTATTCCAGTTTCCTTTTAATGCTTTCGGTTCTTCAAACACATTGGGCATCGTTTTCAGTGCCAGGATCTTTTCTCGCTTTCTTCTTGCCATTTTGCCTTGTTTGGAAAATATTACCGGCTTTCGCTTTGTGAATTTATTTCTTCTTCCACTTCCGAATCCGTTTTCGGTTGGTCCAGATCACCGATATATACAAGGATATCTCCTTCCTCTGAAAACAGGGACTGCCCGCTGAATGCTTCGATCCGGGCATCGCTTTTCTTGATGAAAAAAGGAATTAAATTGGGATTTGCATTTAGAAACGATTTCAGATCCGTTCCTTTTGGAATTTCCATCTCCTGTAAATTTGGTTTTCGTCTGATGGCCTGGATGAGTTGAATGTAGTCAACGCTGGTTCCAAACAGCAGGTTTCG encodes:
- the trmB gene encoding tRNA (guanosine(46)-N7)-methyltransferase TrmB translates to MARRKREKILALKTMPNVFEEPKALKGNWNKEVFQNDHPVILELGCGKGEYTINLAKHYPQYNFIGVDVKGPRLHNGAKEALDLNLYNVAFLRILIERIDDFFEKGEVSEIWITFPDPYPRKSKAGKRLISPRFLDLYCQILEPNSMVHFKTDNEALFNYGLEVLNEKGYSVLGYTYNLYHSNMLNHLTAIQTTYEKKFLAEGLTIKYLHFRLS